ACATGTAAAAATACGCCAAAAGGGCAAAAATAACCaccatgaattgaaaaatatgttcTTAACTAGgcgaaaaaagaagaaaactaatGCTGATTTTAGATTGTTATGCTCCTCATTTGATATTTTGCAAATAGCCGTCTTATTGAATGAATTCAATTAAACCACATCGCATTATCTTTTAGTCGATTGAAAACCGACATATTACTACATTTGATGTTCATTTTATGACACCGAATATGTCTTTTATTTAATTCTAACGTCTTTTCGTATTGGTGTTTTGTTGTTctgtttttaccatttttttaatttgtaaaacacTTTGAAAATTCAAGGTTATAATAACCTTGTCGTTTATTTTGTTATGTATTGTCTGAAGCTGGGATTTTTCCTGTACAATATATATTATTATCTTGAAATAAGAGGATgttgtttgagtgccaatgaggcaactcttaATCAAAGTCACGACTTTCTGTTTATACATTTGGTTGTTGTTCTTGTTTCGTTTAATTTCTGGATCGTCTTTTGTTAAAATTGTAACTAAATGTGTATTACAACATTTTGAACCTTTGCATCATtgcattattttatatttgtaatacttaaaataaaactattttattgCATTTTAGATCAAACAAGGTATTCCCAATGTATCCAACAATGGACTGACAAAAGAATGATTAACTGCATTAGATATGTGAAACATTGAGACTTTTttagttcatgttttttttacaaagtgtTATCTTCATCTTATGCTTCTGGTGGACTATTTAACCATCGGAAAACTAATAGCTCGGTAGTCCATGCTTCAGCACTTACATGATTAAAACATGTCTTTCTCTAAGTCTCTGTTgatcaatttataaattatttggaAATACTATAATTCCTAAGGACAAAGTTGACCTAGGACAGATATTTCCATTTTGTTCACATACCTCCTCAAGTATACTGATTCTTGTACATCCTAGGCTTtcaatttagtttgattttaattataaaattttgttttaagcaTGGGTCAATTTCTTCATGAAGCAATAGGAAATAGGGTAcaattgaaaaatttataaatCAGGCAACAGATCAATACCTGATCGAAGATCGCATCACCATATTGCTTGAATCTTATGAATCTACCAGTTTTTGATGGTAATGAAAAACGTTTGCGGCTTTGATTGCAGTCGTCACTTCTCTAGATCTTAATCAGCAGCTTTTTGTCTTGAGCACACCTCTCTTGATGAATGACCATGTAAGCGTGTAACGTATCTATTAAGAAAAGTAAACGCCTACTATTGCAGATGTTGTTACTGATCTATCTGAAATCACGCTTGTCATAGATCATAGATCCTAGTTTGATGTCATGTATCTGTATCAAATTAAAGATAGTTTCTGTATCATAAGTTTAGGttcatttgaatatataagaTGCAAGCAATAACCGAGATATGAGTAATTGAATGCCATGACATCATAAACATATCTGAAAGTGAATTGAAAAAATTTggcaagatgtttttttgtttttgtttttatgaaatatgcttcatatgaatacatgtatacgAACGTGTCGATTTATAGGGGTGTATATTAAGTTCCCATACGAATACCGActgtttgttgaaaaaaaatccaccCAACTCAACCAAATTTTGGTGGGGAAAAAATCCATCATTTTCATGAAACATTTGGTACAAGTGATTTCctattaatgtattttaaaactaTTCTAAAAGTCAAATGTGGATATTTTCGTTGTCAGTTCCTACATGTATGTCACAATAAGTTCAAAATGAACATCTTTATAGTAATCTTACATATAAATCTAACACGATATACTGTATAACCCCATGTTCAAGTTTTTATGTCGTTAgataaactttaattttaaacataCAAGGTGAAATAAGTTTGACCCTCAGATTCGTTAAAATAATAGAATTTTGTTTGATGAAAATCCTGCATAATATTTTTCTTTGACATAGGGCAAAAAGGTCCTTTATAATGGTTCATGACAAACCAATATAACCACAAAATTCCTCTGAATAAACTTGTcctttgttattatttatattacattttagGTTGCTCACTATATCACATTATAAGTTACATGTTTTGCTTCTGACCCCTACGAATCCATAGAGGGTTATTAAAATCCATAGCGGGTGAAGTCgtaggccgagtcccctatgagtTTTACTCAACCTCTATGAATttgtagggggtcagtagtgaatttatcgcacgcaggactttttctgctgcgttttgtagaaaaattaacaatgaaaTTCAACACCAGCAATAGACGACGTCACCATTAACAGTAGACGTGACGTCATAATCCCCGTATGGAATTTACcaaccccctacggatccatagggggtcaccacgtgacggcgctAAACCAATCACAATGAGATATTTTACCAGCGGTGCGATAAAATACTATCTAATCATAACTAGGAACTCTAAAGAGTATGTGCCGCTCACCTGTATATTCACCAATAGCCATTATTTGGCAAAACACTACATGAAGGTCAAAAACTCTCCACTCTACAAAGAGTTAACTGGCAATTTGTAGCTCTTGTTCTGCTAATGATTTTTGCTTTTAAAGTTTCTACCTTCATTTATATGTGTAATACTTTTCAAGATTGTGACCAACTTTGGCTAAATTTGactgagtagtttcagaggagaatataaTCGTAAAGGTTATGggcgacgacgacggacgatagACGACGCATGCTAAGTGGTGAGAAATGACCATTTGACCTTTGGGCTAGGTGAACTAAATGACATCAGGATTAGGTAAatcgtttaaatatgaattagaTGAAGTGttattgcgaatgagacaactcttgatCAGCGACCAAACGACGTAGACATTAGCAACTACAGTTCACCGCATGGCCTCCAATAATAAGCAAATTAATGTTGATCATAACTGAGTAATTGGCCTGAAGCACGAACACtaaacaattaaaagtaaaaagaaaaagaaaacgatAGTGTTACTTCTTTGTGACAAATATGATCACTTAACAATTATGATTTAACGTACTTGTACATTTGCTACACGATTTTATTCATCTTCTTTTCCATTTTCAACATCAcctagtataaaacaaatctctaaattttgtaaatgaagCCAAGGTCAAATGTTATTTGTCGATAATTTATAAACCTCACATCAAATATAATTCAATTTAAACCAAGGTTTGACTGGGGTACGGGCATATTTCGTCCCTAActaaaaatgacaagtgtaaaacaactTGAACTCAAACGGGAAATCCAACGGTctatctaatctatataaaaaacgagaaacacgaaacacttatgaaccaaattaacaaacgacaaccactgattagAACAACAGGTGCCAGACTAaggacatgtgcaaacaaatgcagcgggtttaaacgttttaacaaaGCTTGATACAAGTAGTGTATTCCTTTTATTTGGCCtaattaacttttttggattcgagcgtcactgatgagtcttttgtagacgaaacgcgcgactggcgtatatactaaatttagtcctggtatctatgatgagtttatttaccactGCCGTATAGGCATAAACGTTTTCCGTCAGAAACCCTAGGTACAGAATAGAAAGACAAAACGTTtacttttatattctttttattactttttaccAATTGAAGACAGAGACACATGTGGCACAGTTTGACTTTTGCAGCATTTGTCTGTGAATCAAAATCCAGTGAGCTTTTTCTGGGaattctgaaaatataaattaaagctTTGATTAAAACTCGAAATAACTATTTTTTCACGGAATAGATGAACAGAAATAGATAAACTTGGCTTCTTTATTAACATGTTATGTCATATTCACGGAAACGCTCATTTATAGTTTTATAATcacacaaaggagtaggttcagtaagacccctttttggccccaaaatatagcagttttacaaaattgttaaaatgtaaacctttagttatttattggacagtagaatgcttctgctacataaatatgggctgtttttgacaatacaatgcacatatatccggtactagcaccattaagtcatgctaattactgaaatcctcataattctagcattttagttatattttagacggttttcgtgtaaaacgaaagtggccgcattcgtgttcatccttaatattgaaatgtaagttgtatttgatgataatacataacatatataaaggttgaggatgaccacggatgcggccactttcaattttaccaaaaaccatctgaaaagtgacatttttcggcatattaggtagatttttcatatttgagcttgaatcggatcgtttttaatgactaaatctgtcaaaatctttcacataaactaattaattcaaataaaatatacactaaagtgtttaaaaagtggccaaaatctttcgtcagatgaacctgaaatttgaggccaaaatcggtccttaccggacctactcctttattttaGTAACTTTGAATACTACCGACACTTGCACGTTTATTTGACACCCAAAGATGTTTGGGGGGCAGTAAAGCAACCAAGCGTTATTTCTCATTTCCCAAATATTTCATTATGTTCTAATgttcattacatgtatgtttcgtTAGAATACGTAATTTTGATTGGTTGACAACAATCACTCcaatatcttattttaaaaacaactaaAGTGCGTGCAATGTCTTAGCTGCTGTTGACTACTGAACGTACAGCCTCTAAAAAGATCTAGATAGCCGAACTAATTCATGTTATTTAGAGAATCATAAATGGCGTCGGATAAGTACGGATTAATTACATGtacgtcaccggaaaaaactcgttaattatgcgcgcctttatggcgtcatttaccagatagaggggatcgcctgtatccctgcactatttacgttaaTCAAGCGTCTTactgatcgtcattgtgcaggataaactagaaataatggttgttctgcaggtacttaatgacaatacTCTAACGACAGCAGtgttaattgtcaattttgagaattcaatttgccgaataattcgtacaatatagaattattgttttccaaccactcgctcaacattggaatggaagtgacgacgcccctaaacgcacaaatgacgttcactaaaaccagtgTTTTTGACGTAGCATATTTTTCTACATAGAATAGATAGATATCTAAGACATAGCGGCTATACATGTACTAGCTGTATAGATATTTGACGTAATCCTGATGTGACTGCACGTGTTACATGTATCCGTGACAATGTTAAAACAATGAATAGCAAAACAAACGAAAAGttgcatataaaatttataaatgtcaTGGTTGTAGCAAAATAGTCAAGTGTgcatgatgaaaacataatcttacACAACTCTGACTCAGCTAAATGAGTATAGTAAAACGAGTAATCGGTCAAGTATACGTCAGACCTCtgataaatgttttcaaaataagcCTAATGCAATTCAGTACTTCTAGGTTCTGTTAACTTTAAGAGAAACAGTTTAAAATGAAGCAAGTAAAACGAAAATGGCTTAAATACTAGTAACCAAGAAAATGCACGGTATAGTAACATGCAAATACagaaaatgaacattttaaaagtcattaagtaatataaaaaataaaagacgatTGTTGTTTcataattattcaaaacaaaGAAGTAACTTTAAAtactttttctgttttaattgagTCAGTTTATGCATTGTGAACGATGAAATTAAGTAAGTTGTACCTTAAGAAATGAATAGTAATAAAGGATTGCCTGTCATTTTGGATTTAGTTAAAGATTTATTATAACAAATTAACCTTAATTATGATAATGGGACATTTTCTGCTAAACAAGTGACTGATGTACAATTATATAACTTGTGAAGGgtgttatttcatttaatttctttgaaaaatgaaaCTTGGTGTTTTTCTTGTAGTTGATTTTACTTCTTATCATTTCGCAGATATCATTAaattcaatatttgaaatttgttaaacaATTTAGAAAATCTGCGAAAATATGTGAATAAAGCATAAAAACCTTCGAAATTCCCAGATTAAGAGTTCGAAAATATTACAATGACCAGTTATTTTTTTCCGATGGACGTTAAAAATCTTGGATTCGAACTGGTGTTTTTTTTAGGTATCAGCTTCTGCAATACATGCACACAATAACTGGGCtcatatttcagtatttttgttttgattaaggTTTTACCGCATGAGTAGACACTATCAGATTGGTGCCATTTTTACTACAGGGATACGAATCgataatcattatttattttatgttaactTAAAGCGAGTTATAAGAATACATTTTCTAAAAAGCTTTAGTATTGCCTTAACAGTTGTTCATAGTATTCTGACTTACTGATCCATCAGTTGCTATTTGTGTTTTGGCTTTTTTATCAGCTTCGTCTTGTGTCATGGTCACCTCTGGATTTGGCTTCAACACTAATTTTTCCCCTGGTGGAGCACATTCCCAGATTTCAAATAATCCTCCACATCCATGGAAAACCCACCATTCTTTTTCGTCTAAACCAATTCCGAACTTCTCTTCTGGTGGGTCACACATATAAAATGACCGACGTTCTACCAGAGTCATGTTCCAGATTttagaattttcaaattttgtgtaGACGACTGTGGGCTCTTTGAACATACTATCAGCTGTTTCAATGTAATCCACACAATCTATTTCTTCtgtattgaaaaaaagaaaaaaaatcagttttgaaCCAAAGGAAAAAGTCAAACGTTACTACAACTTATGATGTTATTATTACCAACAGAAACACATAATAATAAtgttttatcacatatttgttacgaatacgtctggttttgcatatgcaataacctcaaaattgcccggggcaaaaaagagcATATTAATATTGTGCCCTGATTCTAAATGACGTGACGTCACTGCGTCCTTAACGGCACGTTTgtgataaaatgtttaagattttaccttctatctttcattaaattgttataattgacctgtttttctcttttcttcagaaattaaatatgtgataaaaagattataacatgtcttttccatattggccctggtatcatccctcgacccatatcggccctcggctaaagcctcgaggccgatatgggagtctcgggatgataccagggccaatatggaaaagggcatgttatagtCTATACTTACAAATCTCTGTTACCAGCTAAACGCAGATGCAGTAATAACAAAGACCAATgacatgtaaaattttaattttgatatcatttgaaaaacaataagtcCCCTCTTCATGTAAAAAATCCAAACATCTAAAAATGGCATATTTTATAAATCCAATATTTTACTTGAAGCTATGATCTATTAACTAACAGATAGAATATGGGCACTGAatcatacatacatataaaaaaagaagatgtggtatgattgccaatgagaaaactcggacacaagagaccaaatgacacagaaattagtgTTATACAAAAGCTAACATATTCATGATTTCGTAAGACCTTCTGTTAAAAAGATATCAAGGGTGCAAGTCCCTGTGCATTGCAACATTGCAAGCCTGAATCCTACAACCACTTTAAATTCGATGAATACACATCATCACTGATTCTCTTCTCGCTCATTTTTGGTTGGGTTGGGTTGTAAATGTAAAGTGTGGCAATTAATAGAAGAACAAATGAAAGGCCCGACACCATTAAATATTTGAagaactaaataaataaaaagataaaaacattcaTCCAGagacacatgtgtatatatgtctttgATCCATCCAACTTAAATTTGTTTCTCTTTCAAATTCGCTATATGCATAGTTTGAAATTATTGTATACATCTGAATTGCACACGAACAATTTGTGATGATACATGTCTTtccagtttgaaaaaaaaatgaaatgatacaaaagaaaaaaaaaacaagttatacgccccattcatttattttttacaatggGATGACAAGTAAATAAGTATTCTGCACATGCTTAATAACAGAAAGTTGAAGTATTTTTGCAGTAGCAGGTTGAATTGCATATTGTCCGCTTGAAAATACCTTTATTGGTAGTAGTTGTTTTTacttaaaattttaacttttttttctaaatttagacGTTTGAAGTGCAAGACAACTAAACAGGAACAAATAGATAGATAACGAGCGTTTCcataaaaattgaaatgtatCATCTTGCCTTAGGGTTTGATCACATGACTTGACGTAAAAACAACATGATTAATCTGTCAAATTTATTATACTTAAAATAAATTGCTATGttgaatttaaaacattcatatctaaaaatcaaatattaagaaatattgtTCTTAGATGTATTCTTTTCCGCTTATTTTATATGGTGTTTGTATAGGCATGGGCTAATCCCATCAAATTCGTTAGTTTCATTGTAAGCTATAATTATTTAGAAGATAAGGATAGAAAAGGTACAGATAAAAATAGAATAGTTGAAATTTTGGCGGCTAATGAAGTTCATTTTTTGAGTTTCAGCCTACTTCGTGTAATAATAGAATGAACATCCATAGAACCATGTCAATAGAATAGAATTCAATCATTAAAGGAgcaggttcagtaagacccctttttggccccaaaatatagcagttttacaaaatattttaaaatgtaaacctttagttatttattggacagtagaatgcttctgctacataaatatgggctgttttttgacaatacaatgcacatatatccggtactagcaccattaagtcatgctaaattactgaaatcctcataattctagcattttagttaaattttagacggttttcgtgtaaaacgaaagtggccgcattcgtgttcatccttaatattgaaatgtaagttgtattttatgataatacataacatatataaaggttgaggatgaacacggatgcggccactttcattttttaccaaaaaccatctgaaaagtgacatttttcggcatattaggtagatttttcatatatgagcttgaatcggatcgtttttaatgactaaatctgttaaaatctttcacataaactaattaattcaaataaaatagacacttaagtgtttaaaaagtggtcaaaatctttcgtcagatgaacctgaagtttgaggccaaaatcggtccttaccggacctactcctttacagcAAACTTCTACTTTGTCGAATTGTCTTTCTAGGCTATATGTTAGTGTAATGCATACATGTTAAgttagttttcaagataaaaaacttgatttagaatgtaaaagaatgttttttttatagatttgtcAGTGCAAATTATGATTGATACGATGACCGATTTCTTAAATACATGATTAGAGTTTTATACAGTAAAGAAGTATTATGTCTGACAACAATTTATCGTTTCTTTTCGaagccttttattaaaaaaaatagacatagACATCTATCATCCATAAAAAAAtaaggtgatgtggtatgattggcaatgagacaactatcaaattTCTTCAATTTAATTCCTTAAGATGTATGTTATATCTACTATCTATTTGACTTACAATATAAGGTGCATTTTGAACTGATTTGATTTGTATTTACTAACTATGTGAATTGTGATACACACAAAGACAAAGTTCTTCTAAAGCTCACATTACAGGTTACATTATAGTGTCAGTCtctaatttcattatattttcatattttttgtaaattaagaaattattatcaTTTTCCGAGGGGTCAATcgttttcattttgaaaatgtttactaTAAAATCAAGTTATAGAAATAAACTGATATTACATTTCGTACCAAATCCTTTAATTTAACACAGCAACAGTAAATCTGTTTATAATGAAGAAACAAGGTGCATGCTTCAAGCTTGCTTCCATATATTAAACTAGAAAACACCCGTgttatcgcgggtctgtgactgaattaaagtatataactatgcgtaagccttattttagtattggtattgtcatctgataaagtcatgccgattataagatgcagagttttctctgttttcaacatctttctgtttgaacccgtcgacctggaacttatcaattattggtattattaattatttatttggaaaacaaaagggcctggaaagGATTTTATCCTGATTTACCATAATTtatcgcaatttgattggctgatattgtcctaataaatttcagtacaattttttatcacgtcatttggaattatctcccttatttattacgtcaattgaaattatctcccttataccattgacctaataaaaaaaaaatagttgctttaatcattatatttttaatttttcacagtttttgattaaatatctaaaatatatttgttgatattgtcctaaaatttaatttgaatataattatatgtgtaatataacaaaatcaggataagttcgttacacagtgttcaattgtcctaatacggaatttatcgggtcaataaaattcatatcgggtttggcttcgcctcacccgatatgaattttattgacccgataaattctcgtattaggacaattgcacactgtgtaactaataatattttaatcaacagcattgtcctttatgagttataaataaagttgaattctttgattcgctgttttacgtcattccggataacaaattgaaaactgtacctatacatgtacgccttattttaagtccagatttttattattcgtattgtcatctaaGAAAGTCCTACTGGTTAAAATACTACaatcgggaacaatgtgacaatgattgaatttaataGTGTCCAGCCTGTGATTACGACccatgtatatagcaaaatcctaaatacagcgtttggtggtgtgcctgtcagatgcggaacgtacagataaggtgataggtaacaggtgaatatactattggtatcggtatcggattcgacccggaacatcttaattattggcaatattaattatgtggaaaacaaaaggatctggagtggtgtaatttttaatcaacagcaatgtaatatattagttataaataaagttgaattctttgattcatcgtttttacgtgatgacggctgacaaattggacctcgttattttagtattatagatacatttttttcatcattttaagaTGTACTTCATAGAGAGCACTCTTCAAAACAGACAAAAGATTTCATAATAGGGTTACATTGGATTGCACTTCTGAGTGTACATGAATTATCACTAAATGTTTATGattgatattgtcatttttaCGAATTACcccaaattttaaacacaagtaGTTCCACATACTAAGGAATTTTTATCCACGGAACAGAAAACCTAAGCTGTATTTTAGCAAAATCTTTCGAAATTTTTGGCCCTCAAAGCTCTTAaatttcgttctttatttgggattttaacttttttattcgagcgtcactgacgagtccaAAGTTATATGCATGGTATCTATAAGTTAAATAAGTTCTATCATATACTCACGTTGTTGTGCTTGCACACATAATACACACACAGCTACTAGTGCAAAGTAGAACAAAGAAACTTTCCACGCCATGCTGTGAAAAgatattaaattcaaaataaaatgatcattcatttgttgttaaaaaaaatatcaagacatGTGATTAGAAATgaaacaagaatatatatatattgaaattgataataGGGATATTTCCCTACAAATTTGTGGTTTTATGTTCTGATTTATCATAAAAATGAATTCATGTAAAGTTATATAACGAATGTTTTATTATCTAACAGTATttctttgttgatgtggtttaccCTCCTGGTATGTAATTCCTTTATTGTCTACACATTTATGTATTTCACAAATGTAGGAGTgcgtggtgttttttttttactataagaCTTATGTGATTGAACAAGatgtgttttaaatttttgatagaacaaatttaagattttattgtggtatttttttttctgaaattatcttttaaaaaaacagaacaaaaattaatttagagTCTGTTGTAAGAATCGAACAGTTTTCCTCAGCACCCGAGTCCAAGCCACACATATATTAAGTTATTTATGCAAAAAGACGCTTAAAACTTGTCTACAACTCTTATTGGTAAAAGAGCTGataatatgaatttaaaataaaatagttaatatAGGACAACCCTGCTAAATACCATTAGACAAATGTTAGTTGGATagtaaaattacataaaaaaaaattgaatcacattATTTTGCTAGTGAATATATAGATCGTTTTTTGTGTAATAAAGACCATGTAATACGGACTTTAGATGGGATGAATTTCAAAAACATGTATGTAGTATGTGAACACACTAGATTAATAATGACAGTTTGACAGATTTTATGGTTATGACACCAATTCCTTTGTATCAGAACGTAAATAGCTGACTAACCGTCAAATGTGATGATTTTtgcataattatattttaaagcaATGCCAGTCTCAATTAAAAATGTACCCTTAAACTGCAAAATTAAGAAATGAACCTTCTTCcgtccttttttcttttattccgACAATCTCTATATTCTAGTAATATAACAACACGTGAATAATTAAAGGGTGTATCATGCGATCATTATGATAATGTTATTTACATTCACATTTACATGAAAACAATTATTGTACATGAAAGTTATTTGATAGTAGAAAATCATAACGTTAAATCAATTTCATTGAAAATCACGAAAATCAAGACAAAATTAATAACAATCAAACTTACATGATCCCTAGCAGTTCTCCAAAGGCCACTACAATTAATCTACATTGAATAAGCCCCAGGCTACTATTGCATGATGGGATATTATATGTCACAAGTTATAAATGACTCCCTTGTCTTATGAAGTGACAAAATGAGAAATGTAGTTGTATATTTAGTTACGCAAGAGTTCACACGACTATTGTCTCTCACTGCGATTTTGTGTATTTCAGACGTCTTTAAGTAAATACTGTTAGATTCTCATGGCGGGCCGCGTGATTTAACGTGATTTCAC
The window above is part of the Mytilus galloprovincialis chromosome 4, xbMytGall1.hap1.1, whole genome shotgun sequence genome. Proteins encoded here:
- the LOC143071992 gene encoding uncharacterized protein LOC143071992 yields the protein MAWKVSLFYFALVAVCVLCVQAQQQEIDCVDYIETADSMFKEPTVVYTKFENSKIWNMTLVERRSFYMCDPPEEKFGIGLDEKEWWVFHGCGGLFEIWECAPPGEKLVLKPNPEVTMTQDEADKKAKTQIATDGSNSQKKLTGF